One Hippoglossus stenolepis isolate QCI-W04-F060 chromosome 9, HSTE1.2, whole genome shotgun sequence genomic region harbors:
- the entr1 gene encoding endosome-associated-trafficking regulator 1 isoform X3, which yields MSRHRSCKNLIISDACFFSDEEVKAEELNPFSFKEFLRLKNQDQDQDQDQDPDQDRDQDQDQDRDQDQDQDQEHSESCSSSTFDPDVHKRFLSEPSMAPQEEDKDWGWGFQCVASSSSLLSEEETRFCSEPKGGDNEMSMTEPINSFRRRSDIQLKEDNMALRRTIRELQRRSDAKERRVQELSEELLQRRRQDEKEAEDLESMVHSVEQNLHLMTKRAMKAENNVSKLKAELQQLQVEVESLRSENDGLKAAESQVVMTMRQTALVASEYLNKMASHAHSSIRVLKL from the exons ATGTCCAGACACAGGAGCTGTAAGAACCTGATCATCTCAGACG CTTGTTTCTTCTCAGATGAGGAGGTTAAGGCTGAGGAGCTCAACCCGTTCTCCTTCAAAGAGTTTCTACGATTGAAGAACCAGGACCAGgatcaggaccaggaccaggacccgGATCAGGACcgggatcaggatcaggatcaggatcgggaccaggaccaggaccaggaccaggaacACAGTGAG tcctgcagctcctcaaccTTTGACCCTGATGTCCACAAACGTTTCCTCTCTGAGCCGTCGATGGCACCACAG GAGGAAGACAAGGATTGGGGGTGGGGCTTCCAGTGCGTGGCCAGCAGCTCCTCCCTTCTCTCAGAGGAGGAGACCAG GTTTTGCTCTGAACCGAAAGGAGGAGACAATGAGATGTCCATGACTGAACCAATCAACTCCTTCAGGAGAAGGAGCGACATACAG TTGAAGGAGGACAACATGGCGTTGAGGAGAACCATCAGAGAGCTGCAAAGAAGATCAGATGCTAAAGAACGAAG GGTGCAGGAGCTATCGGAGGAGCTGCTCCAGAGGAGACGTCAGGATGAGAAGGAGGCTGAGGATCTGGAGAGCATGGTTCACTCTGTGGAGCAGAACCTGCACCTGATGACG aagcGAGCGATGAAAGCAGAGAACAACGTCAGTAAACTGAAGGCGGAGCTTCAACAGCTGCAG GTGGAGGTGGAGTCTCTGCGGTCGGAGAACGATGGTCTGAAGGCAGCAGAGTCTCAGGTCGTCATGACGATGAGACAAACTGCTCTGGTGGCGTCTGAGTACCTGAACAAGATGGCAAGCCACGCCCACTCCTCCATccg AGTGTTGAAGCTGTGA
- the entr1 gene encoding endosome-associated-trafficking regulator 1 isoform X1 has protein sequence MSRHRSCKNLIISDACFFSDEEVKAEELNPFSFKEFLRLKNQDQDQDQDQDPDQDRDQDQDQDRDQDQDQDQEHSESCSSSTFDPDVHKRFLSEPSMAPQEEDKDWGWGFQCVASSSSLLSEEETRFCSEPKGGDNEMSMTEPINSFRRRSDIQLKEDNMALRRTIRELQRRSDAKERRVQELSEELLQRRRQDEKEAEDLESMVHSVEQNLHLMTKRAMKAENNVSKLKAELQQLQVEVESLRSENDGLKAAESQVVMTMRQTALVASEYLNKMASHAHSSIRQLLGEAETLRLVSHLLRSIDKISEC, from the exons ATGTCCAGACACAGGAGCTGTAAGAACCTGATCATCTCAGACG CTTGTTTCTTCTCAGATGAGGAGGTTAAGGCTGAGGAGCTCAACCCGTTCTCCTTCAAAGAGTTTCTACGATTGAAGAACCAGGACCAGgatcaggaccaggaccaggacccgGATCAGGACcgggatcaggatcaggatcaggatcgggaccaggaccaggaccaggaccaggaacACAGTGAG tcctgcagctcctcaaccTTTGACCCTGATGTCCACAAACGTTTCCTCTCTGAGCCGTCGATGGCACCACAG GAGGAAGACAAGGATTGGGGGTGGGGCTTCCAGTGCGTGGCCAGCAGCTCCTCCCTTCTCTCAGAGGAGGAGACCAG GTTTTGCTCTGAACCGAAAGGAGGAGACAATGAGATGTCCATGACTGAACCAATCAACTCCTTCAGGAGAAGGAGCGACATACAG TTGAAGGAGGACAACATGGCGTTGAGGAGAACCATCAGAGAGCTGCAAAGAAGATCAGATGCTAAAGAACGAAG GGTGCAGGAGCTATCGGAGGAGCTGCTCCAGAGGAGACGTCAGGATGAGAAGGAGGCTGAGGATCTGGAGAGCATGGTTCACTCTGTGGAGCAGAACCTGCACCTGATGACG aagcGAGCGATGAAAGCAGAGAACAACGTCAGTAAACTGAAGGCGGAGCTTCAACAGCTGCAG GTGGAGGTGGAGTCTCTGCGGTCGGAGAACGATGGTCTGAAGGCAGCAGAGTCTCAGGTCGTCATGACGATGAGACAAACTGCTCTGGTGGCGTCTGAGTACCTGAACAAGATGGCAAGCCACGCCCACTCCTCCATccg TCAGCTGCTGGGAGAGGCGGAGACTCTTCGTCTCGTGTCTCACCTTCTTCGTTCTATTGATAAAATCTCAGAGTGTTGA
- the entr1 gene encoding endosome-associated-trafficking regulator 1 isoform X2, whose protein sequence is MSRHRSCKNLIISDDEEVKAEELNPFSFKEFLRLKNQDQDQDQDQDPDQDRDQDQDQDRDQDQDQDQEHSESCSSSTFDPDVHKRFLSEPSMAPQEEDKDWGWGFQCVASSSSLLSEEETRFCSEPKGGDNEMSMTEPINSFRRRSDIQLKEDNMALRRTIRELQRRSDAKERRVQELSEELLQRRRQDEKEAEDLESMVHSVEQNLHLMTKRAMKAENNVSKLKAELQQLQVEVESLRSENDGLKAAESQVVMTMRQTALVASEYLNKMASHAHSSIRQLLGEAETLRLVSHLLRSIDKISEC, encoded by the exons ATGTCCAGACACAGGAGCTGTAAGAACCTGATCATCTCAGACG ATGAGGAGGTTAAGGCTGAGGAGCTCAACCCGTTCTCCTTCAAAGAGTTTCTACGATTGAAGAACCAGGACCAGgatcaggaccaggaccaggacccgGATCAGGACcgggatcaggatcaggatcaggatcgggaccaggaccaggaccaggaccaggaacACAGTGAG tcctgcagctcctcaaccTTTGACCCTGATGTCCACAAACGTTTCCTCTCTGAGCCGTCGATGGCACCACAG GAGGAAGACAAGGATTGGGGGTGGGGCTTCCAGTGCGTGGCCAGCAGCTCCTCCCTTCTCTCAGAGGAGGAGACCAG GTTTTGCTCTGAACCGAAAGGAGGAGACAATGAGATGTCCATGACTGAACCAATCAACTCCTTCAGGAGAAGGAGCGACATACAG TTGAAGGAGGACAACATGGCGTTGAGGAGAACCATCAGAGAGCTGCAAAGAAGATCAGATGCTAAAGAACGAAG GGTGCAGGAGCTATCGGAGGAGCTGCTCCAGAGGAGACGTCAGGATGAGAAGGAGGCTGAGGATCTGGAGAGCATGGTTCACTCTGTGGAGCAGAACCTGCACCTGATGACG aagcGAGCGATGAAAGCAGAGAACAACGTCAGTAAACTGAAGGCGGAGCTTCAACAGCTGCAG GTGGAGGTGGAGTCTCTGCGGTCGGAGAACGATGGTCTGAAGGCAGCAGAGTCTCAGGTCGTCATGACGATGAGACAAACTGCTCTGGTGGCGTCTGAGTACCTGAACAAGATGGCAAGCCACGCCCACTCCTCCATccg TCAGCTGCTGGGAGAGGCGGAGACTCTTCGTCTCGTGTCTCACCTTCTTCGTTCTATTGATAAAATCTCAGAGTGTTGA
- the ccdc180 gene encoding coiled-coil domain-containing protein 180 isoform X2 → MSIVQLSRSLFSGQSDTRTDCLSAEDSNTQCSRGQQVDNDVDDVSRLPHTVVVECPSSDIIQRLAEKRREKHDDALKQLETELTQLSQVCEAQVTSISQEMMSTLQEVNVKPKTLKDTPIHPVYLQQLQDEMKRIMELKHKLTECESQCIKQIRAVLRKYCHLLEKISFLLPPDVHRLIHSIATMVNQSLLVNRRKVARLLLLLQHQQNLQQHD, encoded by the exons ATGTCAAtc gTTCAACTGTCCAGGTCTCTGTTCTCTGGACAGAGTGACACGAGGAcagactgtctgtctgctgaggacagcaacacacagtgcagcag GGGACAGCAGGTGGAtaatgatgttgatgatgtcagcAGACTTCCTCACACTGTGG TGGTCGAGTGTCCGAGCTCTGACATCATCCAACGTCTGGCGGAGAAAAGGCGGGAAAAACATGACGACGCTCTGAAACAGCTGGAAACTGAACTGACGCAACTCAGTCAG GTGTGTGAGGCTCAGGTGACGTCTATCAGTCAGGAAATGATGTCGACTCTACAGGAAGTGAACGTCAAACCGAAAACACTTAAAGACACACCCATACATCCCGTCTATCTGCAG cagctgcaggacgaGATGAAGAGAATCATggagctgaaacacaaactgacagaaTGTGAGAGTCAGTGCATCAAGCAG atCAGAGCTGTGCTCAGGAAatactgccacctgctggagaAGATCAGCTTCCTGCTGCCACCTGATGTCCACAGACTGATCCACAGCATAGCCACG aTGGTGAACCAGTCTCTGCTGGTGAACCGTCGCAAAGTCGCCCGTCTACTGCTGCTCCTCCAACACCAgcaaaacctgcagcagcatgacTAG
- the ccdc180 gene encoding coiled-coil domain-containing protein 180 isoform X1, producing MSIVQLSRSLFSGQSDTRTDCLSAEDSNTQCSSRGQQVDNDVDDVSRLPHTVVVECPSSDIIQRLAEKRREKHDDALKQLETELTQLSQVCEAQVTSISQEMMSTLQEVNVKPKTLKDTPIHPVYLQQLQDEMKRIMELKHKLTECESQCIKQIRAVLRKYCHLLEKISFLLPPDVHRLIHSIATMVNQSLLVNRRKVARLLLLLQHQQNLQQHD from the exons ATGTCAAtc gTTCAACTGTCCAGGTCTCTGTTCTCTGGACAGAGTGACACGAGGAcagactgtctgtctgctgaggacagcaacacacagtgcagcag CAGGGGACAGCAGGTGGAtaatgatgttgatgatgtcagcAGACTTCCTCACACTGTGG TGGTCGAGTGTCCGAGCTCTGACATCATCCAACGTCTGGCGGAGAAAAGGCGGGAAAAACATGACGACGCTCTGAAACAGCTGGAAACTGAACTGACGCAACTCAGTCAG GTGTGTGAGGCTCAGGTGACGTCTATCAGTCAGGAAATGATGTCGACTCTACAGGAAGTGAACGTCAAACCGAAAACACTTAAAGACACACCCATACATCCCGTCTATCTGCAG cagctgcaggacgaGATGAAGAGAATCATggagctgaaacacaaactgacagaaTGTGAGAGTCAGTGCATCAAGCAG atCAGAGCTGTGCTCAGGAAatactgccacctgctggagaAGATCAGCTTCCTGCTGCCACCTGATGTCCACAGACTGATCCACAGCATAGCCACG aTGGTGAACCAGTCTCTGCTGGTGAACCGTCGCAAAGTCGCCCGTCTACTGCTGCTCCTCCAACACCAgcaaaacctgcagcagcatgacTAG
- the card9 gene encoding caspase recruitment domain-containing protein 9 isoform X1 codes for MNLLTTVLRLRRDLHRAEDQSSRSLEEKEELELCCTQLKGDTRMYRQRNKQTLRQLDEVIRERDKALSSWAEQQEEVRLLLQEKDQYREQVRQLTEQSDRLEILLLRSQGEELQRRTHPRRLTCNTHQWERSVSSEEEEEPTEKTVEGSSEAVHSETLQKPAAASALQQNSSPVGGAAESELKTSPTASWEKQTDDCLTFRTRPNFFYRRKQALRSKVICKEYAASNLDDSSSSDITEWD; via the exons ATGAACCTCCTCACTACAGTGTTGAGACTGAGACGAGAtctccacagagcagaggacCAGAGCTCTCGG agtctggaagagaaggaggagctggagctgtgcTGCACTCAGCTGAAGGGAGACACCAGGATGTACCGTCaacgaaacaaacaaaccctcaGACAGCTGGATGAGGTGATCCGAGAGAGAGACAAG GCGCTGTCGTCGTGggcggagcagcaggaggaagtgcGGCTGCTCCTGCAGGAGAAGGATCAGTACAGGGAGCAGGTTAGACAACTCACCGAGCAATCTGATAGGCTGGAGATCCTCCTGCTGAGGTCACAGGGGGAAGAGCTACAACGGAGGACACACCCCCGCAGACTCACCTGCAACACTCACCAG TGGGAGAGGAGTGTgagcagtgaggaagaggaggaaccgaCAGAGAAGACAGTAGAAG GAAGCAGTGAGGCGGTTCACAGTGAGACGTTGCAGAAGCCTGCGGCGGcatcagctctgcagcagaacaGTTCTCCTGTAGGAGGCGCTGCAGAGTCTGAACTGAAGACCAGCCCTACTGCATCATGG gagaaGCAGACAGACGACTGTCTCACCTTCAGGACTCGTCCGAACTTCTTCTATCGCAG gaAGCAAGCactaaggtcaaaggtcatctgTAAGGAGTATGCAGCCAGTAACCTTGACgatagcagcagcagtgacatcacCGAGTGGGACTGA
- the card9 gene encoding caspase recruitment domain-containing protein 9 isoform X2 encodes MYRQRNKQTLRQLDEVIRERDKALSSWAEQQEEVRLLLQEKDQYREQVRQLTEQSDRLEILLLRSQGEELQRRTHPRRLTCNTHQWERSVSSEEEEEPTEKTVEGSSEAVHSETLQKPAAASALQQNSSPVGGAAESELKTSPTASWEKQTDDCLTFRTRPNFFYRRKQALRSKVICKEYAASNLDDSSSSDITEWD; translated from the exons ATGTACCGTCaacgaaacaaacaaaccctcaGACAGCTGGATGAGGTGATCCGAGAGAGAGACAAG GCGCTGTCGTCGTGggcggagcagcaggaggaagtgcGGCTGCTCCTGCAGGAGAAGGATCAGTACAGGGAGCAGGTTAGACAACTCACCGAGCAATCTGATAGGCTGGAGATCCTCCTGCTGAGGTCACAGGGGGAAGAGCTACAACGGAGGACACACCCCCGCAGACTCACCTGCAACACTCACCAG TGGGAGAGGAGTGTgagcagtgaggaagaggaggaaccgaCAGAGAAGACAGTAGAAG GAAGCAGTGAGGCGGTTCACAGTGAGACGTTGCAGAAGCCTGCGGCGGcatcagctctgcagcagaacaGTTCTCCTGTAGGAGGCGCTGCAGAGTCTGAACTGAAGACCAGCCCTACTGCATCATGG gagaaGCAGACAGACGACTGTCTCACCTTCAGGACTCGTCCGAACTTCTTCTATCGCAG gaAGCAAGCactaaggtcaaaggtcatctgTAAGGAGTATGCAGCCAGTAACCTTGACgatagcagcagcagtgacatcacCGAGTGGGACTGA